One Rosa chinensis cultivar Old Blush chromosome 5, RchiOBHm-V2, whole genome shotgun sequence genomic region harbors:
- the LOC112167924 gene encoding villin-1: protein MSIYAKDTDPAFQAAGAKLGLEIWCVENQKLVSVPTPSHGRFYSGSAYLVLSTFLPKSGLPQHDIHYWTGKNANKVDSALASDKALELDAALGSCTVQYMEIQGQETQKFLSYFKPCIIPIEGVYASQQDHIKRETYKVTLLACKGDHVVHVKEVPFSRASLNHNDVFILDTASKIFLFSGCNSSIQERAKALEVVQYINENKHCGNCEVATVEDGKLVGDPDVGEFWSLFGGYAPIPQDSPSPVQKQSEAPFVKLSWIMTQGKLGPCQTDSLSKEMLETDKCYMLDCDSEIFVWMGRHTSVTERKTSISATEGFLRNQGRSAGTHVTSITEGLETAKFRSYFDSWPQTVELKLYEEGRDKVAAMFKHQGYEVKELPDEEEIQPFIDCRGTLKVWRVDGDRLSLVPASEQRKLFSGDCYILQYTYLGNERDENLFYAWLGGGSVMEDRRDTICHMNAIVESSRGNPVVAQIKENKEPSQFFSILQTLIVFKGGRSQRYKKFVAEKGIADETYDESKTALFRIQGTSPNNMQAIQVDTVSGSLNSSYCYILQTGTSVITWIGNLSSSRDHDLLDRMLELINPTWQAISVREGSESDVFWSALGEKAEYAKGKEIKGYIDDPHLFMLSGTEGDFKVQEIYNFTQDDLNTEDVLVLNCHIEIYVWIGSHSNIKSKQQALTLGLKFLETDVLVEGLSLETPIYVVSEGHEPPFFTRFFEWDPSKSNMHGNSFERKLAILKGKPQQLEAPIRNSWKALSRETTPDTLRSKSMSSNGRRRSFSPAPGVSFPIIKSGSTPIAGVSFPIIKSNSTPIARKLFRGSSLNGSPDGSFTSAGSPESEEKLSKNVGNIQADGTEDDINLLVYPYERLTVNSKDPETSIDITKREAYLSEEEFKVKFGLTKREFYKLPKWKQNKQKMALHLF from the exons ATGTCTatctatgctaaagatacagaTCCAGCATTCCAGGCTGCAGGAGCAAAGCT TGGCTTGGAAATTTGGTGTGTTGAGAACCAAAAATTGGTTTCTGTCCCGACACCTTCACATGGGAGATTCTATTCTGGGAGTGCATATCTAGTCCTGAGT ACATTTCTGCCAAAAAGTGGCCTTCCTCAGCATGACATACATTATTGGACTGGAAAGAATGCAAATAAG GTGGACTCAGCGTTGGCATCAGATAAAGCACTTGAACTAGATGCAGCCCTTGGGTCATGCACTGTGCAGTATATGGAAATTCAAGGCCAGGAAACTCAAAAGTTTTTGTCATATTTCAAACCCTGTATTATACCCATTGAAGGAGTATATGCATCACAGCAAGACCAcataaaaagagaaacatataaAGTCACCTTGTTAGCTTGCAAAGGGGACCATGTTGTTCATGTTAAAGAA GTGCCTTTTTCTCGTGCATCGTTGAACCACAATGATGTATTCATACTTGATACTGCCTCAAAAATTTTCCTCTTTAGTGGGTGCAACTCTAGCATACAAGAAAGAGCAAAAGCTTTGGAGGTTGTCCAGTACATCAACGAGAATAAACATTGTGGAAACTGTGAGGTGGCAACTGTAG AGGATGGAAAATTGGTTGGCGATCCTGATGTAGGTGAATTCTGGAGCTTATTTGGTGGTTATGCTCCCATCCCTCAGGATTCACCTTCTCCTGTTCAGAAACAATCTGAAGCACCCTTTGTGAAACTTTCATG GATAATGACTCAGGGTAAATTAGGTCCATGCCAAACTGATTCATTAAGTAAAGAAATGCTTGAGACGGACAAATGCTATATGCTGGACTGTGATTCAGAAATTTTTGTTTGGATGGGAAGGCATACCTCAGTTACAGAAAGGAAAACATCAATCTCAGCTACAGAA GGATTCCTCAGAAACCAAGGCAGGTCAGCTGGTACTCATGTGACTTCCATAACTGAAGGGTTAGAAACTGCCAAGTTTAGGTCATATTTTGATAGTTGGCCTCAAACAGTGGAGCTCAAGCTGTATGAAGAAGGTCGAGATAAAGTAGCAG CAATGTTCAAGCACCAAGGTTATGAAGTGAAAGAGCTTCCTGATGAAGAAGAGATCCAGCCATTTATAGATTGCAGAGGCACATTGAAA GTTTGGCGGGTAGATGGTGATAGACTGTCCCTTGTTCCAGCCTCAGAACAAAGAAAGCTTTTCAGTGGGGATTGCTACATTCTGCAATATACATATCTTGGCAACGAAAGGGATGAGAATCTATTTTATGCATGGCTTGGTGGTGGGAGCGTAATG GAGGATAGAAGAGATACTATCTGTCATATGAATGCCATAGTTGAGTCAAGCAGGGGGAATCCTGTTGTG GCTCAGATTAAGGAGAACAAGGAACCATctcaatttttttcaattttacagACATTAATTGTTTTTAAG ggAGGTAGGAGTCAACGATACAAGAAGTTTGTGGCAGAAAAGGGTATTGCAGATGAAACTTATGATGAAAGCAAGACAGCTCTTTTTCGTATTCAAGGGACGAGTCCTAACAACATGCAGGCCATCCAAGTTGATACA GTTTCAGGCTCTTTGAACTCTTCCTATTGTTACATCCTGCAAACTGGTACATCTGTTATCACTTGGATTGGGAATCTCTCGTCAAGCAGAGATCATGATCTTCTTGACAGAATGCTGGAGCTAATAAAT CCAACATGGCAAGCCATATCAGTCAGGGAAGGGAGTGAATCTGATGTTTTCTGGAGTGCACTTGGTGAAAAGGCAGAGTatgcaaaaggaaaagaaataaaaggatACATAGATGATCCACATTTGTTTATGTTGAGCGGAACTGAAG GTGATTTCAAG GTGCAAGAGATATACAATTTCACACAGGATGATTTAAATACTGAAGACGTGTTAGTCCTCAACTGCCACATAGAGATATATGTCTGGATTGGAAGCCACTCAAATATTAAGTCAAAGCAACAAGCCCTTACTCTTGGCCTG AAATTTCTTGAGACCGATGTACTTGTGGAAGGGCTATCTTTGGAAACTCCTATATATGTTGTTAGTGAAGGCCATGAACCACCATTTTTCACTCGTTTCTTTGAATGGGATCCCTCAAAATCAAAT ATGCATGGCAACTCATTTGAGCGGAAACTTGCGATTCTAAAAGGAAAACCACAACAGTTAGAA GCACCAATAAGAAACTCATGGAAAGCTTTATCCAGGGAGACGACCCCGGATACTTTGAGAAGCAAGTCCATGAGTTCCAATGGCCGGAGAAGAAGTTTTTCTCCTGCACCTGGTGTTTCATTTCCAATCATAAAGTCCGGCTCAACTCCAATTGCTGGTGTTTCATTTCCAATCATAAAGTCCAACTCAACTCCAATTGCCAGGAAACTCTTTAGAGGATCGTCTCTGAATGGTAGTCCTG ATGGGTCATTCACATCTGCAGGTTCCCCAGAATCGGAGGAAAAGTTATCTAAAAATGTGGGTAACATTCAGGCTGATGGAACTGAGGATGACATAAATCTGTTAGTATATCCATACGAACGACTAACTGTCAATTCTAAAGACCCGGAAACCAGCATAGACATAACCAAAAGAGAG GCATATCTATCTGAAGAAGAGTTCAAAGTGAAATTTGGCCTGACTAAACGAGAATTCTACAAGCTTCCCAAGTGGAAACAAAACAAGCAGAAGATGGCGCTTCATCTTTTCTAA
- the LOC112165498 gene encoding non-specific phospholipase C1, translated as MAFRRPSFTWALFLCVLLLSTHSSIARKTHKIRGPIKTVVVLVMENRSFDHILGWLKSTRPEIDGLTGKESNRLSVSDPNSPKVHVSSDADFIDSDPGHSFQAIREQIFGSDRSSGNPALMNGFAQQAESMSPGMAATVMSGFKPEVLPAYTALANEFAVFDRWFASVPASTQPNRFYVHSATSHGATSNVRKDLIHGFPQRTIFDSLDENDLSFGIYYQNIPASLFFKSLRKLKHVTNFHSYALKFKLHAKLGKLPNYAVIEQRYFDVKEMPANDDHPSHDVARGQRFVKEVYETLRKSPQWKEMALLITYDEHGGFYDHVPTPISGVPSPDGIAGPDPFYFRFDRLGVRVPTILVSPWVEKGTVIHEPTGPTPHSQFEHSSIPATVKKLFNLKSNFLTKRDAWAGTFENYFYLRDTPRDDCPETLPEVTKSLRPGGPKENISLSEFQVELIQLASQLNGDHVLNTYPNIGERMNVREANSYAEDAVKRFLEAGRTALKAGANESAIVMMRPSLTSRVKMQDHGSYLESQ; from the exons ATGGCTTTCCGGCGACCCTCTTTCACCTGGGCTCTCTTCCTCTGCGTCCTGCTTCTCTCTACCCATTCTTCTATTGCGCGCAAAACCCACAAAATCCGAGGACCCATCAAAACCGTCGTCGTTTTGGTCATGGAAAACCGCTCCTTCGACCATATCCTCGGCTGGCTCAAGTCGACCCGACCCGAAATCGACGGCCTGACCGGCAAAGAATCGAACCGGCTCTCCGTCTCCGACCCGAATTCCCCGAAAGTCCACGTCTCCAGCGACGCCGACTTCATCGACTCCGATCCCGGCCACTCGTTCCAGGCGATCCGGGAACAGATATTCGGATCCGACCGGAGCTCCGGCAACCCGGCGCTGATGAACGGGTTCGCCCAGCAGGCCGAGTCCATGTCCCCGGGCATGGCCGCCACCGTCATGAGCGGCTTCAAACCGGAGGTCCTCCCCGCCTACACCGCGTTGGCGAACGAGTTCGCCGTCTTCGACCGGTGGTTCGCTTCGGTGCCGGCGTCGACCCAGCCGAACCGGTTCTACGTCCACTCCGCCACGTCACACGGCGCCACCAGCAACGTCCGGAAAGACCTAATCCACGGCTTCCCGCAGCGAACCATCTTCGACTCCCTGGACGAAAATGACCTCAGCTTCGGGATTTATTACCAGAACATCCCCGCCTCTCTGTTCTTCAAGAGCCTCAGGAAGCTGAAGCACGTGACCAATTTCCACAGCTACGCCTTGAAGTTCAAGCTCCACGCCAAGCTCGGGAAGCTGCCCAACTACGCCGTCATCGAGCAGCGATACTTCGACGTTAAGGAGATGCCGGCCAATGACGACCACCCGTCGCATGACGTGGCGAGAGGGCAGAGGTTCGTGAAGGAGGTGTACGAGACTCTGAGGAAGAGCCCGCAGTGGAAAGAAATGGCATTGCTGATTACTTATGATGAGCACGGTGGGTTTTATGACCATGTGCCTACGCCTATTTCGGGTGTTCCTAGTCCTGATGGGATTGCCGGGCCTGACCCGTTTTACTTCCGGTTTGACCGGTTGGGGGTTCGGGTGCCTACCATTCTTGTCTCCCCCTGGGTCGAAAAGGGTACCG TGATCCATGAGCCAACAGGGCCAACACCACATTCCCAGTTTGAGCATTCTTCTATTCCCGCAACTGTAAAGAAGCTTTTCAATTTAAAATCCAACTTCCTGACAAAGAGAGATGCATGGGCTGGTACTTTTGAGAATTACTTTTACCTCCGTGACACTCCTCGTGATGATTGTCCAG AAACTCTTCCAGAGGTGACGAAATCACTGAGGCCAGGGGGACCTAAAGAAAACATAAGCCTCTCAGAGTTTCAGGTTGAACTGATCCAGCTTGCATCCCAGCTCAACGGTGATCATGTACTCAACACTTACCCCAATATTGGCGAAAGAATGAACGTGCGCGAAGCCAACAGTTATGCAGAGGATGCTGTCAAGAGGTTCCTGGAAGCTGGAAGAACTGCTCTTAAAGCCGGAGCCAACGAGTCTGCAATTGTTATGATGAGACCATCTCTCACTAGCCGAGTTAAAATGCAAGATCATGGTTCGTACCTAGAATCCCAATGA
- the LOC112165499 gene encoding ammonium transporter 1 member 3: MAATWEESVTSSINTIYLLFSAYLVFVMQLGFAMLCAGSVRAKNAMNIMLTNVVDAVVGSLSFYLFGFAFAFGEGSNSNPFIGTSFFALKDIPSSSTYDYDFFLFQWAFAIAVAGITSGSIAERTQFTAYLIFSCFLSGFVYPVVVHWVWSSSGWLNPGSTRFLLFGSGSIDFAGSGVVHLVGGIAGLWGSFIEGPRVGRFDAFGKAIPIRGHNVTLVVLGTFLLWFGWFGFNPGSFDKILVAYPDTTDQGNWTAVGRTAVVTTLAGSTAGIITLFGRRLLVGHWDALDVCNGVLGGFVAITSGCAVVEPWAAVVCGFFAAWVLIGLNILALKLQFDDPLEATQLHGGCGAWGLIFTGLFAKEEFVVQAYDSGVVGTSRPYGLLMGGGWGLLGAQVVEALAIVGWVSLTMGPLFYILHKLKVLRISVDEEIAGLDVSSHGGQAYVHTDENQPRFYADYVRMQAN; encoded by the coding sequence ATGGCGGCAACATGGGAAGAAAGCGTGACGAGCTCCATCAACACCATCTATCTCCTCTTCTCTGCCTACCTCGTCTTCGTCATGCAACTCGGGTTTGCCATGCTTTGCGCTGGTTCTGTTCGAGCCAAGAATGCCATGAACATAATGCTCACTAATGTTGTTGATGCCGTGGTAGGCAGCCTCTCTTTCTATCTCTTTGGCTTTGCTTTCGCATTCGGAGAAGGCTCCAATTCCAATCCTTTCATTGGTACCAGTTTCTTTGCTCTCAAGGACATTCCCAGCAGCTCAACTTATGACTACGACTTCTTCCTTTTCCAATGGGCATTTGCCATAGCTGTTGCTGGTATAACAAGTGGTTCCATAGCTGAGAGAACCCAATTTACTGCGTACCTCATCTTCTCTTGCTTTCTCTCTGGGTTTGTGTACCCTGTGGTGGTTCACTGGGTTTGGTCATCAAGTGGTTGGCTCAATCCTGGTTCGACTAGGTTCTTGCTGTTTGGTTCTGGTTCTATCGACTTTGCTGGAAGTGGTGTGGTTCATTTGGTAGGTGGGATTGCTGGGCTTTGGGGCTCTTTCATAGAAGGCCCAAGAGTGGGCCGGTTCGATGCGTTTGGGAAGGCCATACCAATCCGAGGCCACAATGTGACCCTTGTGGTGCTCGGAACATTTCTGTTGTGGTTTGGATGGTTTGGCTTTAATCCGGGCTCTTTTGATAAGATTCTCGTGGCTTATCCGGACACAACCGATCAAGGGAATTGGACTGCAGTGGGCCGAACAGCAGTTGTTACCACATTAGCCGGGTCCACTGCCGGAATCATAACCCTCTTCGGCCGGCGGTTACTAGTGGGACATTGGGATGCACTAGATGTTTGCAATGGAGTTCTTGGTGGGTTTGTTGCCATAACTTCCGGATGTGCGGTGGTTGAGCCATGGGCTGCAGTCGTTTGTGGATTTTTTGCCGCTTGGGTCTTAATTGGGCTGAATATCTTGGCCCTCAAGCTTCAATTTGACGACCCACTAGAGGCAACCCAATTACACGGTGGGTGTGGCGCTTGGGGTCTGATATTTACAGGGTTGTTTGCAAAGGAGGAGTTTGTAGTCCAAGCCTACGATTCGGGTGTGGTAGGTACATCACGGCCTTATGGACTGTTAATGGGTGGGGGTTGGGGTCTGCTCGGAGCCCAAGTGGTTGAGGCTTTGGCGATTGTTGGCTGGGTTAGCTTGACAATGGGTCCGCTATTTTACATCCTTCACAAGCTTAAAGTTCTGAGGATCTCTGTTGATGAGGAAATTGCAGGTCTTGATGTCTCTAGCCATGGAGGACAGGCCTACGTTCATACAGATGAGAACCAGCCTAGGTTTTATGCAGATTATGTTCGAATGCAAGCTAATTAG
- the LOC112165500 gene encoding E3 ubiquitin-protein ligase AIRP2 encodes MGKSYKDSLKALEADIQHANTLALDYPREKDGARLQMRLSYSPVANLFLFLVQWTDCQLAGALGLLRILIYVTYPDGKTTMSIYERRASVKEFYGVIFPSLLQLQKGITDMEDRKQKEVCTVRFRRKDELERGKLSEIDMEREEECGICMELNSKVVLPNCSHSLCLKCYRDWRGRSQSCPFCRDSLKRVNSGDLWIYTEKSDAIDLSSILREDRKRLFMYIDKLPLVVPDPVYLPYDSHVR; translated from the exons ATGGGAAAATCATACAAGGACTCTCTAAAGGCGCTCGAAGCAGACATCCAACACGCCAATACTCT GGCTTTAGATTATCCGAGGGAGAAAGATGGAGCACGACTTCAGATGAGACTATCCTACAGTCCGGTGGCGAATTTATTTCTCTTTCTTGTTCAGTGGACGGATTGCCAGCTTGCTGGGGCCCTTGGCTTGCTTAGAATTCTTATTTATGTG ACTTATCCAGATGGAAAGACCACCATGTCAATTTACGAAAGGAGGGCCAGCGTTAAAGAATTTTATG GGGTGATATTTCCTTCTTTGTTGCAACTTCAAAAGGGCATCACCGATATGGAGGACAGGAAACAAAAAGAGGTTTGTACTGTCAGGTTCAGGAGGAAAGATGAGTTGGAGAGAGGAAAGCTCTCTGAAATTGACatggaaagagaagaagagtgtGGAATTTGCATGGAGTTGAACAGCAAAGTTGTGTTGCCTAACTGCAGTCATTCATTGTGTTTGAAGTGTTACCGAGATTG GCGTGGGCGGTCTCAGTCATGCCCCTTTTGTCGTGATAGTCTTAAAAGAGTAAATTCAGGCGACCTTTGGATTTACAcagaaaaatctgatgctatCGATCTATCATCAATCTTAAGAGAGGACCGCAAGAGATTATTTATGTACATTGATAAGTTGCCTCTAGTTGTTCCAGATCCTGTATATCTTCCCTATGATTCTCATGTCCGGTAA